Genomic DNA from uncultured Acetobacterium sp.:
AAGGAAACCCAGCCTCTCGACAAGGGAGAAATAGTAATCGGCGATAGAAAAAACATGGCCTTTATGGGCAGCACCGTAACCTATGGCCGTGGCGCTGGTATTGTAACGGCTATTGGCATGGACACCGAAATGGGAAAGATTGCCGAATGCATTTCGGAAAACAACGAAAGTCAGAAAACGCCGCTTCAAATAAAGCTAGCGGAAATGAGTAAATATATTTCGATCATTATTGTAATTGCTTCCGTGGTGATCTTTATTACCGGTTTGCTGTGGGGCAGAAGCTTTTTTGATATGTTTCTCACCGCGGTAAGTCTTGCGGTTGCAGCTATTCCAGAAGGCCTTCCGGCCATCGTTACGATCGTTTTGGCATTGGGCGTCCAGAAGATGGCCCGGAAGAACACCATCATACGAAAGCTCCCAGCGGTTGAAACACTTGGCAGTGCTGAAGTGATTTGCACGGATAAGACGGGCACACTCACAAAAAATGAAATGACGGTTGTAAAAGTATATCTCAACCAGGGTGTGTTGGAACCGGATCTAGTTCAGGTCGATCAAATAGCTGCCAAACGGAGTCTGGAAGGAATGCTTCTTTGCAATGATACACGGGTGTCCGCAATGTCCGATGATTCAGAAGAAATGACAGGCGACCCGACAGAAACCGCCTTGGTTAAGTTTGCCCATCGGTTGAATTACAACAAGAATAACATTGACACCATTATGCCAAGAGTAACAGAGATTCCGTTTGATTCTGATCGCAAGCTGATGACGACGGTCAACCGCCTCGAAAACCGGTACACATCCTATACTAAAGGCGCACTGGATATCCTTCTTGATAAATGTAACCGGATATTGGATCATGATGTAATTAGAAACATTACGATTGAAGATCGCGAAATGATAGTGAAAGCAAACAGCTTGATGGCGAAAAATGCACTCAGGGTCATTGCTTTTGGTTATAAAGAGCTGGAGGCAATACCCCAGGAAAATCAAATAAATGCGCTGGAGGATGATCTTGTTTTTATCGGGTTTGTTGGAATGATCGATCCACCCAGACCGGAAGTCAGAGTCGCAGTCCAAAAATGCCGGGAAGCGGGAATAAAGCCGGTCATGATAACCGGCGACCATAAGGATACTGCGTCTGCAATTGCCCGAGAACTAGGGATTTTAAAGGACGGAGAAAGTGCCATTGAAGGAAGTGTTCTACAGGGCATGAGTAACGCAGAACTCCTTGAGAACGTAGAAAATTATTCAGTCTATGCCCGCGTATCGACGGAGCACAAAGTCAGAATTGTTAAGGCGTGGCAGGAAAAAGGTAAAATTACCGCCATGACAGGCGATGGCGTGAATGATGCTCCCGCATTGAAGTCGGCGGATATTGGCATCGGAATGGGTATTACCGGTTCCGATGTTGCCAAGGGTGTCTCAGATATGGTTCTGGCAGATGACAATTTCGCTACAATCGTTTCAGCTATTGAAGAAGGAAGAAAAATATATAGCAATATTAGGAAGGCTGTTCATTTTCTTTTATCGACCCATCTTGGCGAGGTAATAGCCCTGTTTATCGCCACAATGCTTAACTGGGTCATCCTATACCCAATTCATCTTCTGTGGGTAAACCTTATAATCGATACCTTTCCGGCGCTGGCTCTTGGGATGGAAAAGCCGGAGGAGAATATCATGCGTAAAAACCCGAGAAAATCAAAACAGAATTTCTTTGCAGAGGGCCTAGGAGTAAATATCGTAAGTCAGGGTATGATTAAAGGGCTTTTGGTACTGACAGCCTATTATGTTGCCTTAAATATTCACTCCCAAGAAGTGGCAGTCACAACTGCTTTTGCGACACTTGGACTGGTTCAACTCTGCCATGCTTTTACCATTCGGTCAGAGACAAAGTCGATCTTGAAAATGGGCTTCTTTACCAATGCCCATCTCATTGTAGCGGTCGCCATTGCTGCGCTGCTTCAGGTAAGTGTAATTATTATACCGGCGTTTAATGAACTATTTAAAGTGAAACAACTTTATTGGGAAGAGTGGATTATTACGATAATAGCATCCATTGTTATCATTCCTATTGTAGAAATTCAGAAACGCTGGTTTGGCAAAAATCGGCACTGAAAAGCTTAAGTCTGTCTTGACGTTTTGTATCTGACGCAGGAACCTAAACGTCCTTTCGCATTATGATGTATTGTAAATAACCAGATATTAACCTCCTTTTTACAAAGTTAACAATTAAGCCCTTAATTAATGAGATATAATTTATTTTAAAGAGACAAGCTGTCATTAATTTTCATTCTGTCTGGTCGCGTCGATGGTTAACCATTTATTGCTGTAATCAATGCAATCAACAGGATCGAGAATTTATATAAATTGCGTAAGACCCATTGAGGGCAAGGGGTCAGGCATGTCGCAAATGCCGAAAAATTGATGTAAAAAGGAGAGTTTATGAAAAAAACAGTTAAACGGGGGATTGCAGTGTTATCAATTGCTGCGATGTTGGGAATTCAGATGACCACCGGGGTGTTGGCCGAAGAAGTGACGGCAAATGCCAGTGGGGTGCCACTGGTATTTGAAGGAAATTGCAGTTATCAGACCCAGATCCAAAATATTGGTTGGCAGGACTGGAAGTCAAAAGAATCACTCAGTGGTACCACCGGAAAATCATTGCGTCTGGAAGGCATCAAACTCCAAATCAGCGATATCAAGAATCTGGGAATTAGCTACCAGACCCACGTTCAAAATGAAGGTTGGCAGGACTGGGTAACGGATGGAGCTACCAGCGGAACCGAAGGTGATTCACTGAGACTGGAAGCCATCCGCATCAAATTAACCGGAGCTGAAGCCAGTAACTATGATATCTATTATCAGGTGCATGTTGAAAATACCGGCTGGATGAATTGGGTTAAGAATGGCGAACTATCCGGAACCGAAGGTAAATCCTATCGGCTGGAAGGGATCAAGGTAGTGATTTTACCGAAGGGCTCACCGGCTCCCGTTAACACCGGAGCGATTAAAAATGTAATCTTAATGATCTCGGATGGCTGTGGATCCAATGAGATCTTAGCGACCGATTATTACACGGATGGAAAAGCCGGTACCCAGGTTTATGAACAATTTCCAACCCGAGTAAATATGAGTACCTACTCGCACAATGAATTAGGTGCCGGAGATGACCTTGCCAGTGTCTACGATCCCCAAACAATCTGGGCCAGTTTTGATCAACTGAAAAAATATCCCACCGATTCAGCAGCCGCTGCGACGGCGATGGCATCGGGAACGAAAACCTATAATGCCGCCATCGGCGTTGACGAAAGCGACCAGAATCTGGTCAATATCAGCGAAGATTTTGAAGCCCTCAATAAGGCCACCGGGGTGATTACCTCGGTTGAATTCAGTCACGCCACCCCGGCTGGTTTTGTCGCTCATAACGCCAGCCGAAAAAACTACAGCGAAATTGCCAATGAAATGATTAAGGACAGTAAAACCGATGTCATTATGGGAGCCGGGAATCCCCTGTATGACAATAATGGAACACTCCGGACAACGGTTGAGGACAGCTATTACAGTTATGTCGGCGGAAAAGATACCTGGGATAACCTGGCCGCTGGAACCCTGGGAAATGATGCCGATGGCGATGGTTTGAACGAAAACTGGAACTTGATTCAGACAAAAGCAGCCTTTGAAAGTCTCCAGACGGGAAATACCCCGGAAAGAGTCGTTGGGGTACCGGAAGTGTATGAAACCCTTCAGTACAATCGTGCCGGTGATTTGGCAGCGGAACCTTTTGCGGTGGCTGTGAATGATAATGTGCCAAACCTGGATGTGATGACGAAGGGTGCCCTTAACGTTCTGGACAATGATGACGATGGCTTCTTCCTGATGGTTGAAGGCGGAGCGATCGACTGGGCTGGTCATGGCAATTCAAGCGGACGAATGATCGAAGAAGAAATGGATTTTAACAACTCGGTAGAAGTCGTCTGCGACTGGGTTGAAACCAACAGCAACTGGTCAGAAACACTGGTCATCGTCACTGGCGATCATGAAACCGGATATCTAACTGGTACTACCGGCATCTATGACGAGGTTGTTAATAACGGAAAAGGCGTGATGCCCACCATGGCCTGGAACAGCAAAGACCATACCAATCAATTGGTGCCTTTCTTTGCCAAAGGAGCTGGAGCGGAGTTATTAAAGAGCTATGCTAATGGTTCCGATCCGACAAAGGGTGTTTACCTTGATAACACCGAAATAGCCTTGGCGATCCGTAACTTGATTCATTAGAACGGGATGATTTTACAGTCATGATTGAAAATCAATTCAGCAAATAACAGTTTAAACAAAAGACAGAGTTACCGGTTGGCATGAATCGGGGGCTCTGTCTTTTTCATACCTTTTTTTGTTTTCACTTGTTTGTGTAACCAATAGGATTGAAGCAGAAAAAAGTGAAATCATCACGCAATTGTATGACGAGGAGACGCTTCATTTGTTGGAACCTACGGCGTGCGGTTAAGCTCAACCTGTTCAGGTGCGCTTTGG
This window encodes:
- a CDS encoding calcium-translocating P-type ATPase, PMCA-type; its protein translation is METEKLYECLETGKSGLTETEAESRRQLYGSNKINKGKKRTLVKKIWEQLNNIMVLILSVAAIIAFFAGDIKSTIIIIFVIIMNTILGLVQEGKAEKAMETLQSMSSPEAEVLRDDKARMIKAEELTIGDLVLLDAGDHIPADLRLIEAINLKIEEASLTGESVPVEKETQPLDKGEIVIGDRKNMAFMGSTVTYGRGAGIVTAIGMDTEMGKIAECISENNESQKTPLQIKLAEMSKYISIIIVIASVVIFITGLLWGRSFFDMFLTAVSLAVAAIPEGLPAIVTIVLALGVQKMARKNTIIRKLPAVETLGSAEVICTDKTGTLTKNEMTVVKVYLNQGVLEPDLVQVDQIAAKRSLEGMLLCNDTRVSAMSDDSEEMTGDPTETALVKFAHRLNYNKNNIDTIMPRVTEIPFDSDRKLMTTVNRLENRYTSYTKGALDILLDKCNRILDHDVIRNITIEDREMIVKANSLMAKNALRVIAFGYKELEAIPQENQINALEDDLVFIGFVGMIDPPRPEVRVAVQKCREAGIKPVMITGDHKDTASAIARELGILKDGESAIEGSVLQGMSNAELLENVENYSVYARVSTEHKVRIVKAWQEKGKITAMTGDGVNDAPALKSADIGIGMGITGSDVAKGVSDMVLADDNFATIVSAIEEGRKIYSNIRKAVHFLLSTHLGEVIALFIATMLNWVILYPIHLLWVNLIIDTFPALALGMEKPEENIMRKNPRKSKQNFFAEGLGVNIVSQGMIKGLLVLTAYYVALNIHSQEVAVTTAFATLGLVQLCHAFTIRSETKSILKMGFFTNAHLIVAVAIAALLQVSVIIIPAFNELFKVKQLYWEEWIITIIASIVIIPIVEIQKRWFGKNRH
- a CDS encoding alkaline phosphatase; translated protein: MKKTVKRGIAVLSIAAMLGIQMTTGVLAEEVTANASGVPLVFEGNCSYQTQIQNIGWQDWKSKESLSGTTGKSLRLEGIKLQISDIKNLGISYQTHVQNEGWQDWVTDGATSGTEGDSLRLEAIRIKLTGAEASNYDIYYQVHVENTGWMNWVKNGELSGTEGKSYRLEGIKVVILPKGSPAPVNTGAIKNVILMISDGCGSNEILATDYYTDGKAGTQVYEQFPTRVNMSTYSHNELGAGDDLASVYDPQTIWASFDQLKKYPTDSAAAATAMASGTKTYNAAIGVDESDQNLVNISEDFEALNKATGVITSVEFSHATPAGFVAHNASRKNYSEIANEMIKDSKTDVIMGAGNPLYDNNGTLRTTVEDSYYSYVGGKDTWDNLAAGTLGNDADGDGLNENWNLIQTKAAFESLQTGNTPERVVGVPEVYETLQYNRAGDLAAEPFAVAVNDNVPNLDVMTKGALNVLDNDDDGFFLMVEGGAIDWAGHGNSSGRMIEEEMDFNNSVEVVCDWVETNSNWSETLVIVTGDHETGYLTGTTGIYDEVVNNGKGVMPTMAWNSKDHTNQLVPFFAKGAGAELLKSYANGSDPTKGVYLDNTEIALAIRNLIH